The following coding sequences are from one Halomonas sp. HAL1 window:
- the cdd gene encoding cytidine deaminase, translated as MEQVAEEIVQTLLSARANAYVPYSAHPVASVMVTPDGHQFAGTNVEVAHYKGLCAEASAISAMITAGHRQLATVYVMGPGDHLCTPCGDCRQRIREFATPETQIKVLSGSGELMKTYTMETLLPDAFGPEQLPPR; from the coding sequence ATGGAACAGGTTGCAGAAGAGATCGTTCAAACGTTGTTAAGCGCGCGGGCTAACGCCTATGTGCCCTATTCCGCACACCCGGTGGCGTCAGTCATGGTAACTCCTGACGGTCATCAGTTTGCGGGTACTAACGTGGAAGTGGCGCACTACAAAGGCTTATGCGCCGAAGCCTCGGCCATTTCCGCCATGATCACTGCCGGGCATCGCCAGCTGGCGACGGTCTACGTGATGGGCCCTGGTGATCACCTTTGCACACCCTGCGGCGACTGCCGTCAGCGGATTCGCGAATTCGCGACGCCAGAGACGCAGATCAAGGTACTTTCCGGCAGCGGTGAATTGATGAAAACCTACACCATGGAAACGCTGCTGCCCGACGCCTTTGGGCCAGAGCAACTGCCACCGCGCTAG
- the deoD gene encoding purine-nucleoside phosphorylase, giving the protein MATPHINAAPGDFADTVLMPGDPLRAKYIADTYLENVRQVNDVRNMFGYTGTYKGREISVMGHGMGIPSVSIYAKELITDYGVKSLIRVGSCGAVRDDVNVRDVVIGMGASTDSKVNRMRFNDHDFAAIADFELTQHAVAAAKAKNVPVKVGNIFSADLFYNPQTEMAEMLKRYGIVGVEMEAAGLYGVAAEFGARAMTICTVSDHILKGDSLSSADRQTTFDDMMLIALDTVLRDDAARA; this is encoded by the coding sequence ATGGCAACTCCCCATATTAACGCTGCCCCCGGCGATTTCGCTGATACCGTTCTGATGCCTGGCGACCCGCTGCGCGCCAAATACATCGCCGATACCTACCTGGAGAACGTTCGTCAGGTGAACGATGTGCGCAATATGTTCGGCTACACCGGCACCTACAAAGGCCGCGAGATCTCCGTGATGGGCCACGGCATGGGTATTCCGTCGGTCTCCATCTACGCCAAAGAGCTGATCACCGATTACGGCGTTAAATCGCTGATTCGCGTGGGCTCCTGCGGCGCGGTGCGCGACGACGTCAACGTGCGCGATGTCGTCATCGGCATGGGTGCCAGCACCGACTCCAAGGTCAATCGCATGCGCTTTAACGACCACGACTTCGCCGCGATTGCCGACTTTGAACTGACCCAGCACGCCGTCGCTGCCGCCAAGGCCAAGAACGTGCCGGTCAAAGTGGGCAACATCTTCTCAGCGGATCTGTTCTACAACCCGCAAACCGAAATGGCCGAAATGCTCAAGCGTTACGGCATTGTCGGCGTCGAGATGGAAGCCGCTGGCCTTTACGGCGTCGCCGCCGAGTTCGGCGCCCGCGCCATGACTATTTGCACCGTGTCGGATCACATCCTGAAAGGCGACTCGCTCTCCAGCGCCGATCGTCAAACCACGTTCGACGACATGATGCTGATTGCGTTAGACACAGTCCTTCGCGATGACGCAGCCCGCGCCTAG
- a CDS encoding gamma-glutamyl-gamma-aminobutyrate hydrolase family protein — protein sequence MSRPLIGITTSDRKSHLAWWFDWFAVWRHGGKPLRLSPSRPQPDHLDGLIIGGGDDIQAHLYGGEVQLDVRLDPARDELELALLERFIPLHTPVLGICRGAQLINVHLGGTLDPDIYTTHEGLKRRRTVLPRKTVDIVGASKLHRLLGVTWCRVNSLHHQAVYGAGKGIEIVARDRDGLVQGIESREHEFLIGVQWHPEWLIFNRPQQRLIRALVTASRRHARKRLLSAQDG from the coding sequence ATGTCTCGGCCGCTTATCGGAATAACCACCTCTGACCGCAAAAGCCACTTAGCATGGTGGTTTGATTGGTTCGCCGTCTGGCGCCATGGCGGCAAACCGCTGCGGTTATCGCCTTCACGCCCCCAGCCTGACCATTTAGATGGATTAATCATTGGTGGCGGTGATGATATTCAGGCCCACCTTTACGGTGGCGAAGTGCAGCTGGATGTACGTCTCGACCCGGCACGGGATGAATTGGAGCTTGCGCTGCTTGAACGGTTTATTCCGCTGCATACGCCCGTGCTGGGCATTTGCCGGGGGGCACAATTAATCAACGTCCACCTAGGTGGCACTCTAGACCCGGATATTTACACCACGCATGAAGGGCTAAAACGACGCCGTACGGTACTGCCGCGCAAAACCGTCGATATTGTCGGCGCGAGTAAACTACACCGATTGCTCGGCGTGACGTGGTGCCGGGTTAACAGCCTGCATCACCAAGCTGTTTATGGCGCAGGCAAAGGGATAGAGATTGTCGCCCGCGACCGGGACGGCTTGGTACAGGGCATCGAGTCACGTGAACATGAGTTTTTGATTGGCGTGCAGTGGCACCCCGAATGGCTGATTTTCAACCGCCCCCAGCAGCGCTTGATTCGCGCGCTGGTGACGGCTTCACGACGTCATGCTAGAAAACGCCTGCTGTCAGCTCAAGACGGCTAA
- a CDS encoding amidoligase family protein, translating to MTLQAPPNRLNSHGNIRQVGVEIEFAGLPPRDTAMIVRELFGGELNVVSPHRLLVENTRWGEFGIELDTQYAHPDKALLEDPHAQDSEWARHQHQRRIQFHQKTRELIGDMVTGLVPTEIVCPPVPWNELEDLDALFEALREHGAKGTDASLMYGFGLHLNPEVERFDADYLLAMLRAYLLLAGWLRDEIKVDITREVLPHANPFHKAYALKVLDSRYSPDLDTLIDDYLHHNPTRNRELDMLPLFAYLRPDHGHELLHAQLTKPRPTFHYRLPNAQLSQPGWGSAMEWNRWVEVEKLAANSEVLLARCAEYIAEHNRPMLTRVKEKLGRWLRRER from the coding sequence ATGACGCTACAAGCTCCACCTAACCGCTTAAACAGTCATGGGAATATCCGGCAGGTTGGCGTCGAAATTGAATTTGCTGGCCTGCCACCCCGAGACACGGCGATGATCGTACGTGAACTGTTTGGCGGGGAGCTTAACGTGGTAAGCCCTCATCGGCTACTAGTAGAGAATACCCGCTGGGGCGAATTTGGCATTGAACTCGACACTCAGTACGCTCACCCTGACAAAGCCCTACTTGAAGACCCTCACGCTCAAGACAGCGAGTGGGCGCGCCACCAGCACCAACGACGAATCCAGTTCCATCAAAAAACCCGCGAACTGATTGGTGATATGGTCACTGGCCTAGTGCCTACCGAAATTGTTTGCCCACCAGTGCCCTGGAATGAACTTGAAGATTTAGACGCGCTGTTTGAAGCACTGAGAGAGCACGGCGCCAAGGGCACCGATGCTAGCTTGATGTATGGGTTCGGGTTGCATCTAAACCCTGAAGTAGAGCGCTTTGATGCCGACTATTTGCTTGCCATGCTGCGCGCGTATTTATTACTTGCCGGATGGCTGCGCGATGAAATTAAAGTCGATATTACCCGCGAGGTGCTGCCCCATGCCAACCCCTTTCACAAAGCATACGCGCTAAAGGTCCTGGATAGCCGCTACTCACCTGATCTGGATACCTTGATTGACGACTACCTGCATCATAATCCAACGCGCAACCGTGAGCTGGATATGTTGCCGCTGTTTGCTTATCTGCGCCCTGACCATGGCCATGAGTTGCTGCATGCTCAACTCACGAAACCACGCCCCACTTTTCACTATCGCTTACCCAACGCCCAACTTTCCCAACCGGGTTGGGGCTCGGCAATGGAGTGGAACCGCTGGGTGGAAGTTGAGAAACTTGCCGCTAACTCGGAGGTGCTGCTCGCTCGCTGCGCTGAGTATATTGCCGAACATAACCGACCGATGCTGACCCGCGTAAAAGAGAAACTGGGCCGTTGGCTGCGTCGTGAGCGCTAA
- a CDS encoding mechanosensitive ion channel family protein: MRQHWLISAVIGVVLFVLASLVLTSMAITQAQAQVVSIPGLGGGSEEQEVEVSGEEFQASLTDVITMLENEERRTELLTSLRELQVTADAATEDEGVVRQGLLGALADTLSDLGDQAQAGDSPVDQWARQLVQGADDLRALNDDADQGEAIRAVAEGAVLALVWIGLLVVMIAFGRMVATRREWPLDLPRDPKAWLMAVHFLRRMLPWALAFAITLGIGQVLPDSPGRTLVLVVAYICLCGRALSVVFETVIAFFSRGHRFTAVQLLQQHALRGMFVIGALIALGDAVNSTRLVELLGSELSSLVSVLSNMLAALLSARFILKFKRPVRHLICNRPFKQRRDASTAVEMIRSLGGLWHIPALLLVSGSLLAIFITVGDVGTALARSIISASLLVLTLVVTGLLRRQAERMGKRRHRHRQSQYRKRLERFGFVLAHIFAWMVFAELSMQVWGGSFFGLGQQAVASARIGQALVSLGATVLLAWLVWIFADTAIQRALTSSARSRGRRVNQARAQTITPMIRNVIFVTILIIAVIAGLANLGVNVTPLLAGAGVIGLAIGFGAQTLVQDLITGIFILIEDSLAVDDFVQINNHMGTVEGLTLRTVRLRDLDGIVHIITFSRIESIHNMSRQFGIALMRIRIPFDMKIDDAITLMQETAQELRRDPMMRHYIWSPLEMQGVQGFEDGCPILRMRFRTAPEMQWDVSRAFNLLLKQRMEAQEIDLGVPRLSISMESRSEDRMEATAGTSFSLDNGAPESEQGESDAEQESETNTDDHKKPAPPKPAPRPTKAEIRRDEQARKHDETPNRAASHRQKPPAQGKPQADTYASTGGEHGDE, from the coding sequence GTGCGACAGCACTGGTTAATTAGCGCGGTAATAGGCGTTGTCTTGTTTGTATTGGCGAGCCTAGTACTGACGAGCATGGCAATCACTCAGGCCCAGGCGCAAGTGGTGTCGATACCCGGTTTGGGGGGTGGCTCTGAGGAACAGGAAGTTGAGGTCAGCGGCGAAGAGTTCCAGGCCTCGTTAACTGATGTCATCACCATGCTTGAAAACGAGGAGCGGCGCACTGAGCTGCTCACGTCGCTGCGCGAGCTGCAGGTAACCGCAGATGCTGCCACCGAAGACGAGGGCGTGGTGCGCCAAGGGTTGCTGGGTGCCCTGGCCGATACGCTAAGCGACCTTGGCGATCAGGCGCAGGCAGGCGACTCGCCGGTTGACCAATGGGCGCGCCAGCTGGTTCAGGGGGCGGACGACTTACGCGCCCTGAACGACGATGCCGACCAAGGCGAAGCCATTCGTGCGGTTGCTGAAGGAGCTGTACTGGCCCTGGTTTGGATCGGGCTGCTGGTGGTAATGATTGCCTTCGGGCGCATGGTCGCTACCCGTCGAGAGTGGCCGCTAGATCTGCCACGGGACCCCAAAGCCTGGCTAATGGCGGTGCACTTCTTGCGCCGTATGCTGCCCTGGGCGTTGGCGTTTGCGATTACGCTCGGCATTGGCCAAGTATTACCTGATAGCCCTGGGCGGACGCTGGTGCTGGTGGTGGCCTATATCTGCCTATGCGGGCGGGCGCTGTCGGTGGTGTTTGAAACGGTCATCGCCTTCTTTAGCCGCGGCCATCGGTTTACGGCGGTTCAACTGCTTCAGCAGCATGCCCTGCGCGGTATGTTTGTGATTGGCGCGTTGATTGCGCTTGGCGATGCGGTTAATTCCACCCGTCTGGTCGAACTGCTGGGCAGCGAACTATCGAGCTTGGTCTCGGTGCTTTCCAACATGCTGGCGGCGCTGCTTTCAGCACGGTTTATTCTTAAATTCAAACGCCCCGTGCGTCATTTGATTTGCAACCGACCGTTCAAACAACGCCGTGACGCCAGCACTGCGGTTGAGATGATCCGCTCGCTGGGCGGGCTATGGCACATTCCCGCGCTACTCCTGGTCAGTGGTTCGCTGCTGGCGATTTTTATTACCGTTGGCGATGTCGGCACTGCGCTGGCGCGCTCAATTATCTCTGCCAGCCTGCTGGTCCTTACGCTGGTAGTGACCGGGCTGCTGCGCCGCCAAGCGGAGCGGATGGGCAAGCGCCGTCACCGTCATCGTCAAAGCCAATATCGCAAACGCTTAGAGCGTTTCGGCTTTGTTCTCGCCCATATTTTTGCATGGATGGTATTTGCCGAGCTCTCGATGCAAGTATGGGGCGGTTCATTCTTTGGCTTGGGCCAGCAAGCAGTCGCTAGTGCCCGCATTGGGCAAGCGCTGGTCAGTCTTGGCGCCACGGTGCTGTTGGCGTGGCTGGTGTGGATTTTTGCCGACACCGCCATTCAACGGGCGCTTACCTCGTCGGCGCGCTCACGCGGACGGCGGGTCAACCAGGCCCGGGCGCAAACCATCACGCCGATGATTCGCAACGTCATCTTTGTAACTATTTTGATTATTGCCGTCATCGCCGGGCTGGCGAACCTGGGTGTCAACGTGACACCGCTGTTAGCCGGTGCTGGTGTGATTGGTCTGGCGATAGGTTTTGGTGCCCAAACATTAGTGCAGGATTTAATCACCGGCATCTTTATTTTGATCGAAGATTCGCTGGCGGTAGATGACTTTGTGCAGATCAATAACCACATGGGCACGGTCGAGGGGCTGACGCTGCGCACGGTTCGCCTTCGCGACTTGGACGGGATCGTGCATATCATTACCTTTAGCCGCATTGAGTCGATTCATAATATGTCTCGGCAGTTCGGCATTGCGCTGATGCGTATCCGTATTCCGTTTGATATGAAAATCGACGATGCCATTACGCTGATGCAGGAAACCGCGCAGGAGCTGCGCCGTGACCCGATGATGCGTCACTACATCTGGTCACCACTGGAGATGCAGGGGGTTCAGGGGTTTGAAGATGGCTGCCCCATCCTGCGTATGCGTTTTCGCACCGCGCCAGAAATGCAGTGGGATGTTTCGCGGGCGTTTAACTTGCTGCTCAAACAGCGCATGGAAGCTCAAGAGATTGACCTGGGTGTGCCGCGGCTCAGCATCAGTATGGAATCGCGCTCAGAAGACCGCATGGAGGCGACTGCGGGCACGTCGTTTTCGCTGGACAATGGTGCACCAGAAAGTGAGCAGGGTGAGTCAGACGCTGAGCAAGAAAGCGAAACAAACACAGACGATCATAAGAAACCCGCACCACCGAAGCCGGCACCCCGCCCAACCAAGGCAGAAATACGGCGCGATGAGCAGGCGCGCAAGCACGATGAAACGCCTAATCGCGCCGCGTCACACCGGCAAAAGCCCCCAGCACAAGGCAAGCCCCAGGCCGATACCTATGCCAGTACCGGCGGAGAACACGGCGATGAGTAA
- a CDS encoding glutamine amidotransferase, with protein sequence MACVLIVKTGDAYPEVVDQHGDFETLFEKQLSTALPAHLEVQVWDARRNPTPPALDTLAGILITGSHSMVSDAEPWSEALKPWLQEALANDTPMLGVCYGHQLMAAAFGGVSDYHPAGRESGTHTVRLTLAGQQDPLFSQLPESFAAHLSHAQSVMQAPHGCTVLAHNSHDAHQALRYGPRQWSVQFHPEFSVPVMRAYIERQRAVLRDQGENPASLSAEVTDASDAASLLTRFLAFV encoded by the coding sequence ATGGCCTGTGTATTAATCGTTAAAACCGGCGATGCTTATCCAGAAGTCGTCGACCAGCACGGCGACTTTGAAACGCTATTTGAAAAGCAGCTTAGTACTGCCCTACCTGCGCATTTAGAGGTACAGGTGTGGGACGCGCGACGCAACCCTACCCCACCCGCTCTAGACACCTTGGCAGGCATACTGATCACTGGCTCGCATAGCATGGTTAGCGATGCAGAGCCCTGGAGCGAAGCACTTAAACCATGGCTGCAAGAGGCGTTGGCAAACGATACGCCCATGCTGGGCGTTTGCTATGGTCATCAACTCATGGCCGCCGCTTTTGGCGGTGTCAGCGATTACCACCCAGCGGGCCGCGAGTCGGGCACGCATACAGTGCGGCTGACGCTGGCCGGCCAACAAGACCCGTTATTTAGCCAATTACCGGAAAGTTTTGCGGCGCACCTTTCCCATGCGCAGTCGGTCATGCAGGCGCCTCACGGCTGCACTGTGCTGGCCCACAATAGCCACGACGCCCATCAAGCGCTGCGCTATGGCCCGCGCCAATGGAGCGTACAGTTCCACCCCGAGTTCAGCGTGCCCGTCATGCGCGCCTATATAGAGCGTCAACGCGCCGTCTTGCGCGACCAGGGTGAGAACCCTGCAAGCCTGTCAGCGGAGGTGACTGACGCATCAGACGCAGCCAGCCTGCTCACGCGCTTCCTCGCGTTTGTATAG
- a CDS encoding aminotransferase class V-fold PLP-dependent enzyme, with protein sequence MAGLLPNVDPDGLLEYSVVYTDRSLNHMSQQFQTVMRDISATLKEVYNAHAAVIVPGSGTFGMEAVARQFAVDQKTLVIRNGWFSYRWTQIIEMGRLTNQHTVLKARRLNPDDPRSPFQPVPIDEAVAQIRSEQPAVVFAPQVETSAGLLLPDDYIQALAKATHEVGGLFVLDAIAAGTLWVDMQALGIDVVVSAPQKGWSGSPCCAMVMLSERATQRLSETQSNSFACDLGKWHSIMQAYENGGHAYHATMPTDALRQLRDIMRETRAYGFAKVKEEQQAIGREVRAMLKRHGFVSVAAEGFEAPGVVVCYSEDSGLVGKLAQAGVQVAGGVPLMCDEGDNFHTFRIGLFGLDKLHHTERSVDSLEKAIKAVV encoded by the coding sequence ATGGCTGGTTTACTGCCCAACGTCGACCCAGACGGCTTGCTTGAGTACTCAGTGGTTTACACTGACCGCTCGCTGAACCATATGTCGCAACAGTTTCAAACTGTGATGCGCGATATTTCCGCCACGCTGAAAGAGGTTTATAACGCCCACGCAGCGGTGATTGTGCCCGGCAGCGGCACCTTTGGTATGGAAGCGGTGGCACGTCAGTTTGCCGTTGATCAGAAAACCCTGGTGATCCGCAACGGCTGGTTCAGCTACCGCTGGACACAGATTATCGAGATGGGTCGTTTAACCAATCAGCACACGGTGCTTAAAGCGCGGCGGCTCAATCCTGATGACCCGCGCTCGCCTTTCCAACCGGTGCCCATTGATGAAGCCGTCGCTCAGATTCGTAGCGAACAACCTGCTGTCGTATTTGCCCCTCAGGTGGAAACCTCAGCTGGCCTGCTGCTTCCGGATGACTACATTCAAGCATTAGCCAAAGCGACTCACGAGGTAGGCGGCCTGTTTGTGCTAGACGCCATTGCCGCTGGCACGCTGTGGGTGGATATGCAGGCGCTCGGCATTGACGTGGTGGTGAGTGCGCCGCAAAAAGGCTGGAGCGGTTCGCCCTGTTGCGCCATGGTCATGCTCTCAGAGCGCGCCACGCAGCGCTTGAGCGAGACCCAAAGTAACAGCTTTGCCTGCGACCTGGGCAAGTGGCACAGCATCATGCAAGCCTATGAAAACGGCGGGCATGCCTACCACGCCACCATGCCCACGGATGCCCTACGGCAGCTGCGGGATATCATGCGGGAGACCCGCGCTTACGGCTTTGCCAAGGTAAAAGAAGAGCAGCAAGCGATTGGCCGGGAAGTCCGTGCCATGCTTAAACGCCACGGCTTTGTCAGCGTTGCTGCGGAGGGCTTTGAGGCGCCGGGTGTAGTGGTCTGCTACAGCGAGGATAGCGGACTTGTCGGCAAACTTGCCCAGGCGGGTGTGCAGGTAGCAGGCGGCGTACCGCTGATGTGCGATGAAGGTGATAATTTCCATACCTTCCGCATTGGCCTGTTTGGTTTAGATAAGCTGCACCACACCGAGCGCAGCGTGGATAGCCTTGAAAAGGCAATCAAGGCAGTCGTATAA
- a CDS encoding CBS domain-containing protein, with protein MQAIDIMTPKVVSVGPDAEVSEIARLLLHHRISAVPVVDAEHRVIGIVSEGDLMRRVEDDDGHGRSWWLTLFAGGKSASDYVKSHGRKAHEVMTPNPMTVEENTPLHTIARLLEKHRIKRVPVVRDGKLVGIVSRANLLQGMANAAVAPTQSPMDDRKIREAILKEVEDNTGVQTEGISVIVDGGVVEVWGLVESLEQKQAVTVAAENIPGVMKVENHLGLMPRGVGYI; from the coding sequence ATGCAAGCTATCGATATTATGACACCCAAAGTGGTGAGTGTAGGGCCTGACGCTGAAGTGAGCGAAATCGCTCGCCTGTTGCTCCATCACCGTATTAGTGCGGTACCTGTGGTTGATGCCGAGCATAGAGTGATAGGTATTGTCAGCGAAGGGGATCTAATGCGCCGGGTAGAAGATGACGATGGCCACGGCCGTTCATGGTGGTTAACGTTGTTTGCTGGCGGTAAGAGTGCTAGTGACTATGTGAAATCGCATGGTCGTAAAGCGCATGAGGTGATGACCCCCAATCCAATGACCGTTGAAGAGAACACGCCGCTACATACGATTGCTCGCTTGTTAGAAAAGCACCGTATCAAGCGCGTGCCTGTGGTACGTGATGGCAAATTGGTCGGCATTGTTAGCCGTGCTAACTTACTCCAAGGGATGGCCAATGCAGCGGTGGCGCCGACGCAGTCGCCCATGGATGATCGAAAAATTCGCGAGGCTATTCTTAAAGAGGTTGAGGACAATACCGGCGTTCAAACCGAAGGCATTAGCGTGATTGTGGATGGTGGTGTTGTCGAAGTTTGGGGGCTGGTTGAATCCCTAGAACAAAAGCAGGCAGTGACGGTCGCTGCAGAAAACATTCCTGGGGTAATGAAGGTCGAGAATCATCTGGGCTTAATGCCGCGCGGAGTGGGGTATATATAA
- the nfi gene encoding deoxyribonuclease V (cleaves DNA at apurinic or apyrimidinic sites) translates to MSAPLHEWNLAPREARALQTQLAKGLEISDRLTSVKHIAGVDIGFEDGGETTRAAVVLLEWDPATAPNLNVVEQVVHREPTRMPYIPGLLSFREIPAALGAFEKLSVLPELVMVDGQGIAHPRRLGVAAHLGLWLDLPTIGIAKSRLYGKHAEVGEQRGDWVPLYAGQETIGAVLRSRAKVKPVYVSPGHRITLETSLTWVMRCLGRTKLPEPTRLADRLASRRDQR, encoded by the coding sequence ATGTCTGCACCGCTACACGAATGGAATTTAGCACCTAGGGAAGCGAGGGCGTTACAGACACAGTTGGCGAAGGGGTTGGAAATATCCGACCGCTTGACCTCTGTGAAGCATATAGCGGGAGTGGATATCGGTTTTGAAGATGGCGGCGAAACAACCCGGGCAGCCGTAGTGTTGCTGGAGTGGGACCCTGCTACCGCGCCCAATTTAAACGTGGTGGAACAAGTGGTTCATCGTGAGCCCACCCGCATGCCGTATATTCCTGGCCTACTCTCGTTTCGTGAAATTCCGGCGGCGCTGGGGGCGTTTGAAAAGCTCAGCGTGTTGCCTGAACTGGTCATGGTCGACGGGCAGGGGATTGCCCATCCACGGCGCTTAGGTGTGGCGGCGCATTTAGGGCTGTGGCTGGATTTACCCACTATTGGGATTGCCAAATCACGCCTATATGGCAAACACGCTGAGGTGGGCGAGCAGCGCGGAGACTGGGTGCCGCTTTACGCGGGGCAAGAAACTATTGGGGCCGTGCTGCGCTCTCGTGCCAAGGTAAAACCGGTGTATGTGTCACCAGGGCATCGTATCACCCTGGAAACGTCGCTTACCTGGGTGATGCGCTGTTTAGGGCGTACCAAACTGCCTGAACCGACACGGCTTGCCGATCGCTTAGCGTCGCGACGAGATCAGCGTTAG
- a CDS encoding DnaJ domain-containing protein: MSIARFSPFELLLLKSRSQVDTAALLLLAWVLVHRQHVSEGQRRRRLAQVTAQFRHGHELGPVMSIAHSQDLQAIQLAAEVVRKECGKERSLSVIHQAITVATDDGELSLANHYILRFLADLLSVAPTTLNTLFKELTGTPLTSPEDPSRDTYWQTHDPDYHARKARDAAAAEQQQQEANARAEQQQREKEQRHHQKQQKQQEKQRRQEEARQAREQAQQRQQEQERQREQAEREQQRSRQQDSQQQRSSYQEERRNNHSRQQRASPPPPDRTTRALSILGLNPGATRIEVRHAYRRMAQLHHPDRYYSESEQQVALASARFQRIKNAYDYLMQTY, encoded by the coding sequence ATGTCCATTGCCCGTTTTTCACCCTTTGAGCTGCTGTTATTAAAGAGCCGCAGCCAAGTGGATACGGCAGCCCTGCTGTTGTTGGCTTGGGTGCTGGTGCACCGCCAACACGTTTCTGAAGGTCAGCGCCGTCGTCGCCTGGCCCAGGTAACCGCACAGTTTCGCCACGGGCATGAGCTGGGCCCGGTCATGAGTATTGCCCATAGCCAAGACTTGCAAGCGATCCAGTTAGCCGCCGAAGTCGTGCGCAAAGAGTGCGGTAAAGAACGTAGCCTAAGCGTTATTCACCAAGCGATTACGGTTGCCACCGATGATGGCGAGTTGTCGCTTGCCAACCACTATATTTTACGCTTTTTAGCGGACTTACTAAGCGTTGCCCCCACCACCTTAAACACCCTGTTTAAGGAATTGACGGGCACACCGCTGACCAGCCCAGAAGATCCCAGTCGTGATACTTATTGGCAAACCCACGACCCAGATTACCATGCCCGCAAAGCACGCGATGCCGCAGCGGCGGAACAGCAGCAACAAGAGGCCAATGCGCGAGCGGAACAGCAGCAGCGAGAGAAAGAGCAACGCCATCATCAGAAGCAGCAAAAACAGCAAGAAAAGCAGCGGCGCCAAGAGGAAGCCCGCCAGGCGCGGGAACAAGCACAGCAGCGTCAGCAGGAACAGGAGCGCCAGCGCGAGCAAGCCGAACGGGAACAACAACGCTCACGACAGCAAGACTCGCAACAGCAACGCAGCTCTTACCAGGAGGAGCGACGCAATAACCACTCACGCCAGCAGCGCGCTTCACCACCGCCTCCCGACCGCACCACACGGGCGCTTTCCATTCTGGGACTAAACCCCGGCGCTACACGCATAGAGGTTCGGCACGCTTATCGGCGTATGGCACAATTACACCACCCAGACCGCTATTATTCAGAAAGCGAACAACAGGTAGCATTGGCCTCCGCACGCTTTCAACGTATCAAAAACGCCTATGATTATTTGATGCAAACTTATTGA
- the tpx gene encoding thiol peroxidase has product MQQITRAGEPLDVAGTLPAKDQAAPEMTLTNTELQDVTLATYAGKRKVLNIIPSVDTPTCAMSTRRFNELASNLADTVVLVVSADLPFAAKRFCGAEGLDNVETLSTFRHPEFREDWGVALCNNSMEGLCARAVVVLDADNRVLHSELVSELKNEPDYDAALAVLS; this is encoded by the coding sequence ATGCAACAAATTACCCGTGCGGGCGAGCCGCTGGATGTGGCTGGCACACTGCCTGCTAAAGATCAGGCAGCACCGGAAATGACGCTGACCAACACTGAGCTGCAAGACGTTACGCTTGCGACCTATGCGGGCAAGCGTAAGGTGCTTAATATTATTCCCAGTGTGGATACGCCTACCTGCGCGATGTCGACGCGTCGCTTTAACGAACTGGCCTCTAACCTTGCTGACACCGTGGTATTGGTAGTTTCGGCTGATTTACCCTTCGCTGCCAAACGCTTCTGCGGTGCAGAAGGACTGGATAATGTTGAAACGCTGTCTACTTTCCGCCACCCAGAGTTTCGTGAAGACTGGGGCGTCGCGTTGTGTAATAACTCGATGGAGGGGCTGTGTGCCCGTGCGGTAGTGGTGCTGGATGCCGATAATCGCGTGCTACACAGTGAGTTGGTAAGCGAGCTGAAAAACGAACCAGATTACGACGCAGCGTTAGCCGTCTTGAGCTGA